A window of Pyrobaculum aerophilum str. IM2 contains these coding sequences:
- a CDS encoding TrkA C-terminal domain-containing protein, which translates to MAREALILDSNDELAQQLAAVLTENGYVVRILATKDRAKVFEKIPVYIHTLLENYEKTIKEIDFSHVEIAVFSSPNDVLNLTLAKIARSNGVPIVIITARTSSVIKQAEEMGITAIIPYHCVISRLLRILNLKFTKIMPIRDNISILEMLITSDSKILGKTIAELEEEIGGKVSVIRGGELLTAGEAELQEGDYLIAVGYHTELQKITE; encoded by the coding sequence GTGGCTAGAGAAGCGCTGATATTAGACAGCAACGACGAGCTCGCCCAACAGCTTGCCGCCGTGCTTACGGAAAACGGGTATGTGGTGAGGATATTAGCTACTAAAGACCGTGCAAAAGTATTTGAAAAAATACCTGTATATATTCACACATTACTTGAAAACTATGAAAAAACTATTAAAGAAATAGATTTTTCACATGTTGAAATTGCTGTATTCTCCTCCCCAAATGACGTTTTAAATCTAACGCTGGCAAAAATAGCGAGATCAAACGGAGTGCCTATAGTGATAATAACCGCCAGGACTAGCTCAGTGATAAAACAGGCAGAGGAAATGGGCATTACAGCCATAATACCCTACCACTGTGTTATATCGAGGCTACTCAGAATTCTAAATTTAAAATTCACCAAGATTATGCCAATTAGGGACAATATCTCAATATTGGAAATGTTAATCACCTCTGACTCTAAAATACTGGGAAAAACAATAGCTGAATTAGAGGAGGAAATAGGCGGGAAGGTATCAGTAATTAGAGGAGGGGAATTACTCACCGCGGGAGAAGCTGAGCTACAGGAGGGAGATTACTTAATAGCGGTGGGATACCACACTGAATTACAAAAAATTACCGAGTAG
- a CDS encoding cystathionine gamma-synthase family protein, with product MRKGTVAVRGYKHSDPYGALQPPIYLTALFRMEGEALKSDRGFDLKYSREENPTLRPLEEVVANLEGGVDSLAFNSGMAALSTVFFSLLSADASVLTPMEAYGATLRLLNALEKYGVRMRKAYPDTETYIEALKAVKPNLAFFETITNPMLRVLDGPEIIKAAKDLGAVVVVDNTFATPVLTTPISYGADVVVHSATKYLAGHNDVVGGIAVVARGDLLEELWIWRAMLGSIMQPFEAFLTLRGLKTLFVRFEKQCKTAMAVAQFLEGHGKVAEVIYPGLSSHPHHATAKRLFGDKFGAVVSFRIKGGRDAVVRFFKSLRLITPGPSLGGVESNATYPVASAASPIPEDERKILGITEDLVRLSIGLEEAEDLIEDLDRALNS from the coding sequence ATGCGCAAAGGTACAGTCGCCGTGAGGGGGTATAAACACAGCGACCCCTACGGCGCTTTACAACCTCCTATTTACCTAACTGCTCTTTTCAGGATGGAGGGAGAGGCTTTGAAGTCAGACAGGGGGTTTGACCTTAAATACAGCCGGGAGGAAAACCCCACTCTGCGCCCCCTGGAAGAGGTAGTGGCCAATTTAGAGGGCGGCGTAGACTCTCTTGCTTTTAATAGCGGCATGGCCGCTCTCTCCACGGTGTTTTTCTCACTTCTCTCCGCCGACGCCTCCGTGTTGACGCCAATGGAGGCGTACGGGGCTACTCTCAGACTTCTAAACGCCTTGGAGAAATACGGCGTCAGAATGCGAAAGGCATATCCTGACACTGAAACGTATATAGAGGCCTTAAAGGCGGTTAAGCCTAATTTGGCGTTTTTTGAAACTATTACAAATCCCATGTTGAGAGTTTTAGACGGACCTGAGATTATTAAGGCGGCTAAGGATTTAGGAGCTGTGGTAGTGGTGGACAACACCTTTGCCACTCCCGTACTGACAACGCCTATTTCCTACGGAGCTGATGTAGTAGTGCACTCGGCCACTAAATATCTGGCGGGACATAACGACGTAGTAGGGGGAATAGCTGTTGTGGCCAGAGGCGATTTATTAGAGGAGCTTTGGATTTGGCGGGCGATGCTAGGCAGCATAATGCAACCTTTTGAGGCGTTTTTAACGCTTAGAGGACTGAAGACGTTATTTGTACGTTTTGAAAAACAGTGTAAGACGGCAATGGCCGTGGCCCAGTTCCTAGAGGGACACGGCAAAGTGGCTGAGGTTATATACCCCGGCCTATCTAGCCACCCCCACCACGCCACTGCTAAGAGGCTATTTGGCGACAAATTCGGCGCGGTTGTCTCCTTTAGAATTAAGGGAGGTAGGGATGCTGTCGTGAGGTTTTTCAAGTCGTTGAGACTTATAACTCCGGGTCCAAGTCTTGGCGGAGTGGAGAGCAATGCGACGTACCCAGTGGCGAGTGCAGCGTCGCCAATTCCTGAAGACGAGAGAAAGATCTTGGGAATAACTGAGGATTTAGTGAGGCTGTCTATAGGGCTGGAGGAGGCTGAGGATTTAATAGAGGATTTAGACAGGGCTTTAAACAGCTAA
- a CDS encoding ATPase, producing the protein MRGVKTVIVTSLDGGVGKTTIASVLAVKKGFTLLVDMDWEKADLSQLFRVPKKPGWVAPYLKGGMPYVHRVSPLLYVMPGYEAYELYQRFGDDVVGDFEEAVLEWAENMPKFVAKLRIPVDTVIIDTTAALRVEVLSKLQQLGTYNIFMADRRLISRISDIKAEQYRRYMAYSSLVVVNQLEKDEMKIARKITPVAIKRVAIRDYYGESIANSILRDRENRKSIDHILTRIKSV; encoded by the coding sequence ATGAGGGGGGTGAAGACAGTGATAGTGACTTCTCTAGACGGCGGAGTTGGAAAGACAACAATAGCCTCTGTGCTTGCCGTGAAGAAGGGATTTACGTTATTAGTGGATATGGACTGGGAGAAGGCCGATTTGTCACAATTATTCAGAGTTCCTAAAAAGCCAGGCTGGGTTGCCCCCTACTTAAAAGGCGGTATGCCGTATGTCCACAGAGTATCGCCTCTGTTGTACGTAATGCCGGGGTACGAGGCATACGAGCTTTATCAGAGGTTTGGCGACGACGTAGTGGGGGATTTCGAAGAGGCCGTGTTGGAGTGGGCGGAGAACATGCCTAAATTCGTGGCGAAATTAAGAATACCGGTGGATACCGTAATTATTGACACAACCGCTGCGCTAAGAGTGGAGGTGCTTTCCAAGTTGCAACAGCTAGGCACGTATAATATTTTTATGGCCGACCGCCGCCTTATTTCCCGCATATCTGACATCAAGGCGGAGCAGTACCGCCGCTACATGGCCTACTCCTCCTTAGTGGTGGTAAACCAGTTAGAAAAGGACGAGATGAAAATCGCCAGGAAAATCACCCCCGTGGCGATTAAGCGCGTTGCCATTAGGGATTACTACGGCGAGAGTATTGCCAATTCAATACTGCGAGACCGCGAAAACCGCAAGTCCATTGACCACATTCTCACTCGCATTAAGTCTGTATGA
- a CDS encoding mechanosensitive ion channel domain-containing protein yields MDLITVVAGVVAAIITFFLIFYFIRRIFSKVVNREQVYLMEIIALLFSLSLFFAIVSPQAQLHHLFYLIFAIFIVSTGIILLGTWRILQEYLTGLFITRVLDLHVGDYLEFDHMRGYITALEDAFIVLRDPRREYVYIPYTSLLQFPFRRVKTPEGHEVRIRLYIPRGHDLKKVRDIVATVAREYGLEKLNVDVERIGLRGVLLVVRGVLKDPRQEDEVKYAILDRVYAEIADKAFSTR; encoded by the coding sequence ATGGATTTAATAACCGTAGTAGCCGGAGTAGTCGCCGCGATAATAACCTTTTTCCTCATTTTTTATTTCATAAGGCGGATTTTCTCAAAAGTAGTCAATAGGGAACAGGTATATCTTATGGAAATTATAGCGTTGCTTTTCTCGCTATCGCTTTTTTTCGCCATAGTCTCTCCCCAGGCCCAGCTACACCACTTGTTTTATCTCATATTCGCGATCTTTATCGTCTCTACTGGCATAATCCTCCTGGGCACATGGAGAATATTACAAGAGTATTTAACAGGCCTTTTTATCACCCGCGTCTTGGATCTCCACGTTGGGGACTATTTAGAATTTGACCACATGCGCGGCTATATAACCGCTTTAGAAGACGCTTTTATTGTACTTAGAGATCCCAGGCGGGAGTACGTATATATCCCCTATACTTCTCTGCTACAGTTTCCCTTTAGAAGAGTTAAGACGCCTGAAGGCCACGAGGTTAGGATTAGGCTTTACATCCCGCGGGGACATGACTTGAAAAAAGTGAGGGATATTGTGGCCACAGTGGCGAGGGAGTACGGCTTGGAGAAATTAAACGTAGACGTGGAGAGAATTGGGCTAAGAGGCGTTTTATTAGTAGTAAGGGGAGTTCTAAAAGATCCGAGACAGGAGGATGAGGTGAAGTACGCCATTTTAGATAGAGTATATGCCGAGATCGCCGACAAAGCGTTTTCTACTCGGTAA
- a CDS encoding Nre family DNA repair protein, whose protein sequence is MSICLKCQVRKLLCGLPRCPIADRISVFKLALSKASRLEIFGSTPPTAVVGEHGWPKVRIYVGEPPDVFGDDAKKYDDPSALWGLPLEEIAKLRSYLTFGVKTAKTPWELGELPLAAVSTRPVDLEIKLSKPPAPRLVFDLREKPLGPTAPLEKARVVDNPSVPKPLEKLISDNLTASEAAVELYARGVDIYTIQRAFALGLIGVKHRRRLVPSRWSITAVDTAVGDWLASKVRYFPEINSAVYAYGEYLDNKYLVLIKPGPLRFVYLERWHWRGKLVEVLVKEDVRGERSTMDGGYEAARVAVLEKLYALRRRGSVAIVRSIGEGYYISVGNWQIRETLRRVSFKPLDEEFKKYVDKVGANPLYLLKDEAKPITDFL, encoded by the coding sequence ATGAGCATTTGTCTTAAGTGCCAGGTGCGCAAGTTGTTATGCGGCCTTCCGAGATGCCCCATAGCTGATAGAATTTCAGTATTCAAGCTGGCGTTGAGCAAGGCGTCAAGGCTTGAGATATTTGGGTCAACGCCTCCTACTGCTGTTGTGGGAGAGCACGGGTGGCCAAAGGTCAGAATCTACGTGGGGGAACCGCCTGATGTCTTTGGCGACGATGCCAAGAAATACGACGATCCCAGCGCTTTATGGGGCCTGCCGCTTGAGGAAATAGCAAAACTACGCAGTTATTTAACCTTTGGCGTGAAAACAGCAAAGACGCCTTGGGAACTGGGGGAGTTGCCTCTAGCGGCCGTTTCAACAAGGCCCGTTGACTTAGAGATTAAACTGTCAAAGCCCCCAGCCCCGCGGTTAGTATTTGATTTAAGGGAGAAGCCGCTGGGCCCCACCGCGCCATTAGAAAAGGCAAGAGTAGTTGATAATCCCTCTGTGCCTAAACCCCTTGAGAAATTAATCAGCGATAATTTAACTGCCAGCGAAGCGGCTGTGGAGCTCTATGCCAGGGGAGTTGATATATACACTATTCAAAGGGCTTTTGCCCTTGGGCTCATTGGCGTTAAGCACAGACGCCGACTAGTGCCATCCCGGTGGAGTATAACTGCAGTGGATACGGCTGTAGGCGATTGGCTAGCCTCTAAGGTTAGATACTTCCCCGAAATTAATTCAGCTGTTTATGCCTACGGGGAGTATCTAGATAATAAATATTTAGTCCTGATAAAGCCCGGCCCTCTAAGATTTGTCTATTTAGAACGCTGGCATTGGAGAGGCAAGCTGGTAGAAGTTTTAGTTAAGGAAGACGTTAGAGGAGAGCGTAGCACTATGGACGGGGGATACGAGGCGGCTAGAGTGGCAGTTTTGGAAAAACTCTATGCATTGAGGAGGCGGGGCTCTGTCGCCATTGTGAGGAGCATTGGCGAGGGTTATTACATATCAGTGGGAAACTGGCAAATAAGGGAAACGCTTAGGAGAGTCTCTTTTAAACCCTTAGACGAGGAATTCAAGAAATATGTTGATAAAGTGGGGGCCAACCCCCTATATTTACTAAAGGACGAGGCAAAGCCCATTACTGACTTCCTATAA
- a CDS encoding type II/IV secretion system ATPase subunit — protein sequence MIYAHADNSLRSRCWLKKEGVIVDRGVRTDLCITEDLMYVVIDPELPDDLQTALTLIMFRGAVPPDEREYPKLVRSVAEGLRDRGIWSLYKDYQDVVHYLLDRWSGAREYMGYGALEAMMRDPMLTEIVIPQPAAPAAKYTYVPKSLKEQLDYIRFQMVELGRYRRVIAVRNELRLPTNIVIPEPLMYVVVKQLLPSLTMDKPMLTREDPVNKARIAADLLEYNVNIRKVSAHPKPSKSLLKPYVTRPRIEEAVKAAEPYSPEGLEVLALASLVLETRGSVVFSGGMGSGKTTQLNQLLYMMPPWFQVVIIERGAREMWAPLDGQLLHLSVPSEDKLWAALDQALRYGTMHTVVALAEARTPQELRTLVNYKLTGHGALTTMHADTVKDALLRITEAEAPPEGLDGTLVIQLSVVGGIRYVKEVKAVIAEGREVKIAEPSAVTPKLEAYVREMYGVDLKKELALRVEALLKSSEVEDPAAARRAIVEMLWGERLDFKTAVEEEARHFGYV from the coding sequence ATGATATACGCCCACGCCGACAACTCGCTGAGGAGCCGCTGTTGGCTCAAAAAAGAGGGCGTCATTGTGGACAGGGGGGTTCGCACAGACCTCTGCATTACTGAGGACCTCATGTACGTAGTCATTGACCCCGAGCTGCCGGACGACCTCCAGACGGCCTTAACGCTCATAATGTTCCGCGGGGCCGTGCCCCCGGACGAGAGGGAGTACCCCAAGCTGGTGAGGTCTGTGGCCGAGGGCCTCCGCGACCGCGGAATTTGGTCTTTGTACAAAGACTATCAGGACGTCGTCCACTACCTCCTCGACAGGTGGTCCGGCGCGAGGGAGTACATGGGCTACGGGGCGCTGGAGGCCATGATGAGAGACCCCATGTTGACGGAAATAGTAATCCCCCAGCCGGCGGCCCCCGCCGCCAAGTACACCTACGTTCCCAAATCGCTCAAAGAGCAACTGGACTACATAAGATTCCAAATGGTGGAGCTAGGGCGATACCGCCGTGTTATCGCCGTGAGGAATGAACTACGGCTCCCCACTAACATCGTCATCCCAGAGCCGTTGATGTACGTAGTAGTGAAACAGTTACTGCCCTCTCTCACTATGGACAAGCCCATGCTCACCAGAGAAGACCCGGTGAATAAGGCGAGAATAGCCGCTGATTTATTGGAGTATAACGTCAACATCAGGAAGGTGTCGGCCCATCCAAAACCCTCAAAATCTCTACTAAAGCCATACGTCACAAGGCCTAGGATAGAGGAGGCCGTCAAGGCGGCAGAGCCCTACAGCCCAGAGGGCCTTGAGGTGTTGGCCCTGGCCTCGCTCGTGTTGGAGACTAGGGGTAGTGTAGTGTTCTCAGGGGGCATGGGCTCTGGCAAGACGACGCAATTAAATCAACTTCTCTACATGATGCCTCCTTGGTTTCAAGTAGTAATTATCGAGAGAGGCGCTAGAGAGATGTGGGCGCCTCTTGACGGCCAGCTACTGCACCTCTCAGTTCCCAGCGAGGACAAGCTGTGGGCAGCGCTTGATCAAGCACTTAGATACGGCACAATGCACACTGTTGTTGCGTTGGCGGAGGCCAGGACGCCGCAAGAGCTCCGCACTCTAGTGAATTACAAGCTCACTGGCCACGGGGCGCTTACCACTATGCACGCCGATACGGTTAAAGACGCCCTGTTGCGCATAACCGAGGCAGAGGCGCCTCCCGAGGGCCTAGATGGCACTCTCGTAATTCAGCTATCCGTCGTGGGCGGCATAAGGTACGTAAAGGAGGTAAAGGCCGTAATCGCTGAGGGCCGGGAGGTTAAAATAGCCGAGCCGTCGGCGGTAACCCCCAAGCTGGAGGCCTACGTGAGGGAGATGTACGGCGTAGACTTGAAAAAGGAGCTGGCGCTGAGAGTAGAGGCGTTGTTAAAGTCCAGCGAGGTGGAGGACCCCGCCGCGGCGAGGAGGGCTATTGTGGAAATGCTGTGGGGGGAGAGGCTGGACTTCAAAACGGCGGTGGAGGAAGAGGCGAGGCACTTCGGCTATGTCTAG